A window from Sebastes fasciatus isolate fSebFas1 chromosome 22, fSebFas1.pri, whole genome shotgun sequence encodes these proteins:
- the adgra3 gene encoding adhesion G protein-coupled receptor A3 isoform X1: protein MMRVDLLRLFVILLGCGGVGGSAVSSDCKSYDERSKSGGKSPQSDRKVVCSNMELHQVLPPDSFPNRTVTLILNNNKIQELRNGSFFGLYTLEKLDLRSNMINRIEPGAFLGLPALKRLDLSNNSIGCLNVDIFKGLTNLIRLNLSGNIFSSLSQGTFDSLASLKSLEFQTPFLLCDCNLLWLLRWIKERNIAVKNTKCSFPQSLQGQLITSIRPELLTCDAPLELPSFQLTPSQRQVVFQGDRLPFQCQASFVAEDMQVLWYQNGRMVQSDAAQGIVIEKHMVQNCSLIASALTISNIQPGFTGNWECRVRTSRGNTTRTVHIVVLESSAEYCAPERVSNNKGEFKWPRTLAGIRAYLPCNRLPSSAGTYSGSSADEQRAWRYCDRKGLWTEEDYSHCQFQKDVTRFLYVINQMPLNESNVVARARRLLVYTIDAANFSDKMDIIFVAEMIEKFGKFVEKFKDLGEVMVSMASNLMLADERVLWMAQREAMACSRIIACLQKIAIYRLATAQVYSLTSPNIALEAHVVRANDWNGMTCMLFQRPSPERTPGQDRQLTFKCNTTSSFSSILHKNTIVEASLQLPQSLFTQAAIPGQAEDTVYKLHLLGLRNGKFFPSTSNSSQLADSGKRRSVATPVIMAKIDGMSLRVLRTPVNITLRRFARGSDAVSASWNFSLVGGNGGWQSEGCRILGHHDNFTTISCNSLGNYGLLMDLSSVEYFSPSIQPLHPVIYATTIIILICLLTIIISYIYHHRSVRVSRKFWHMLVNLCFHISLTCGVFVGGINQTRYASVCQAVGILLHYSTLATALWVGVTARNIYKQVTRKAKRYEELDEPPPPPRPMLRFYLIGGGIPIIVCGITAAANIKNYGSRTNAPYCWMAWEPSIGAFYGPVGFIIFVDCMYFLSILLQLRRHPERRYELKEPTEEQQHLAPANTEAGPDAPSSLCHPLTLQLQPHEASSSTASAPHAVPLATLENEHTFAAQLMGAAGALGLYAALWVFGAMAVSQDHPYDLAFTCLFGVAALALGAFMVAHHCVNRQDMRRYWSQACCSGRRAYSAQEDVLLPQPGVAMTSTAGSASKADGESTKCGHSSAESSYTNKSAPSMRNSAHGSKLTNLHAEAAQCKSASAPATTNGAAVLDNSLTEHSIDNEIKMHVAPVEVQFRPMNNINNPAAVPNGHASRHHKNRARAHRASRLTVLREYAYDVPTSVEGSVQSAAHRRHHHYDVAARNSRRAAYMAYRERHQSQQQQDSSDSASLPRRSRYADKGGESTLGSESVVTEEAVTAAGSSSSKDSGPTVQQQPSSTELESQPKSYGLNLITQNGGTLKENGQALVPLINTESAASIKTGLWKHETTV, encoded by the exons GATTCTAAACAACAATAAGATTCAAGAGCTCAGAAATGGATCCTTCTTCGGATTGTATACTTTGGAAAAATt GGACCTGCGGAGTAACATGATCAATCGCATTGAACCGGGCGCTTTCCTCGGATTGCCAGCGCTCAAAAGACT GGACTTGTCCAACAACAGCATCGGCTGTCTCAACGTGGACATCTTCAAGGGCCTCACCAATCTGATCAGACT aaACCTTTCAGGGAACATTTTCTCTTCATTGTCTCAGGGGACGTTTGACAGCTTGGCGTCTCTGAAGTCATT GGAGTTTCAGACGCCTTTCCTGCTGTGTGACTGCAACCTGCTGTGGCTGCTGCGTTGGATCAAAGAGAGGAACATCGCGGTCAAGAACACCAAGTGCTCCTTCCCCCAGTCTCTCCAGGGCCAGCTCATTACCTCCATCAGGCCAGAGCTCCTCACCTGCG ATGCTCCACTGGAGCTGCCCTCCTTCCAGCTGACTCCGTCCCAGCGTCAGGTCGTCTTCCAGGGGGACAGGCTGCCGTTCCAGTGTCAGGCCTCCTTCGTGGCCGAGGACATGCAGGTGCTGTGGTACCAGAACGGCCGCATGGTGCAGTCCGACGCCGCCCAAGGCATCGTCATTGAAAAGCACATGGTGCAGAACTGCTCTCTCATTGCTAG CGCCTTGACCATCTCAAACATTCAGCCTGGTTTTACTGGGAACTGGGAGTGCCGGGTCAGGACGAGCAGGGGCAACACCACCAGGACCGTCCACATTGTGGTGTTGGAGAGTTCTGCTGAGTACTGCGCTCCTGAACGCGTCTCCAACAACAAGGGGGAGTTCAA GTGGCCGCGCACCCTGGCGGGGATCAGAGCCTACCTCCCCTGCAACAGACTGCCGTCGAGCGCGGGCACCTACTCGGGCAGCTCGGCCGATGAGCAGCGGGCGTGGCGCTATTGTGATCGCAAGGGGCTGTGGACGGAGGAGGACTACTCCCACTGCCAGTTCCAGAAAGATGTCACAAGATTTCTATACGTCATCAACCAG ATGCCTCTGAACGAGAGCAACGTGGTGGCCAGGGCTCGACGCCTGCTGGTCTACACGATCGACGCCGCCAACTTCTCAGACAAGATGGACATCATCTTTGTGGCCGAGATGATCGAGAAGTTCGGCAAGTTTGTCGAGAAGTTCAAAGAT CTGGGTGAGGTGATGGTAAGCATGGCCAGTAACCTGATGCTGGCCGACGAGAGGGTGCTCTGGATGGCTCAGCGTGAAGCCATGGCCTGCTCCCGCATCATCGCCTGCCTCCAGAAGATTGCCATCTACCGTCTGGCCACAGCACAAGTCTACTCCCTG ACATCCCCCAACATAGCACTGGAGGCTCATGTTGTCCGGGCCAACGACTGGAACGGCATGACCTGCATGCTGTTCCAGAGGCCCAGCCCCGAGCGCACACCCGGACAGGACCGCCAACTCACCTTCAAATGCAACACGACCAGCTCCTTCTCCAGCATCCTTCACAAG AACACCATTGTGGAGGCTTCCCTGCAGCTTCCTCAGTCTCTCTTCACCCAGGCTGCGATCCCCGGGCAGGCAGAGGACACGGTCTACAAGCTCCATTTACTGGGCCTCCGCAATGGCAAGTTTTTCCCCTCCACCAGCAACTCCTCCCAACTGGCTGATAGTGGCAAGAGGAGGAGTGTTGCCACCCCTGTCATCATGGCCAAGATAG ACGGCATGTCCCTGCGTGTCCTGAGGACGCCCGTTAACATCACATTGCGGCGGTTCGCCCGCGGCTCAGACGCCGTGTCCGCCAGCTGGAACTTCAGCCTGGTGGGAGGCAACGGAGGATGGCAGAGCGAGGGCTGCCGCATTCTGGGCCACCACGATAACTTCACCACCATATCCTGCAACTCTCTCGGCAACTATGGCCTGCTGATG GACCTCAGCAGTGTGGAGTATTTCTCTCCGAGCATCCAGCCTCTGCACCCAGTCATCTACGCCACTACTATCATAATACTCATCTGCCTGCTCACCATTATCATCAGCTACATCTACCATCACAG GTCCGTCCGCGTGAGCCGCAAGTTTTGGCACATGCTGGTCAACCTCTGCTTCCACATCTCCCTCACCTGCGGGGTCTTTGTCGGTGGCATAAATCAAACTAGATACGCGAGCGTGTGCCAAGCG GTGGGCATCTTGCTGCACTATTCAACGCTGGCTACGGCTCTGTGGGTGGGCGTGACCGCACGCAACATTTACAAACAGGTGACGCGCAAGGCAAAGCGCTACGAAGAGCTGGACGAACCTCCGCCACCGCCGCGGCCCATGCTCAG GTTCTACTTGATCGGCGGAGGGATACCCATCATCGTCTGCGGGATCACCGCGGCAGCTAACATCAAAAACTACGGCAGCCGGACCAACGCGCCATA TTGCTGGATGGCCTGGGAGCCCAGTATCGGGGCTTTTTATGGCCCAGTGGGATTCATCATCTTTGTGGACTGCATGTACTTCCTCAGCATCCTGCTCCAGCTGCGCCGCCACCCCGAACGCCGTTACGAGCTCAAGGAGCCgaccgaagagcagcagcatcTGGCTCCAGCCAACACGGAGGCCGGGCCAGATGCTCCCAGCAGCCTCTGCCACCCTCTCACCCTCCAGCTCCAGCCTCACGAGGCGTCGTCCTCCACGGCGTCCGCTCCCCACGCCGTGCCCCTGGCGACCCTGGAGAACGAGCACACCTTCGCCGCTCAGCTGATGGGCGCGGCGGGGGCGTTAGGGCTCTACGCGGCCCTCTGGGTGTTCGGGGCCATGGCGGTATCGCAGGACCACCCCTACGACTTAGCTTTCACCTGCCTGTTTGGCGTGGCCGCGCTGGCGCTGGGGGCGTTCATGGTGGCACATCACTGCGTCAACAGACAGGATATGAGGCGCTACTGGTCCCAGGCCTGTTGCTCCGGGAGACGAGCCTACTCCGCACAGGAGGACGTCCTCCTGCCTCAGCCGGGCGTGGCGATGACATCCACAGCCGGATCTGCGAGCAAGGCGGACGGGGAGTCGACAAAGTGCGGCCACAGCAGCGCAGAATCTTCTTACACAAATAAGAGCGCCCCAAGCATGCGCAACTCCGCCCACGGCAGCAAGCTGACCAATCTGCACGCGGAGGCAGCTCAGTGCAAGTCCGCCTCGGCGCCGGCGACCACCAATGGCGCGGCTGTTTTGGACAACAGCCTGACGGAACATTCGATAGACAACGAAATTAAAATGCACGTAGCGCCGGTGGAGGTGCAGTTTCGCCCGAtgaacaacatcaacaaccCGGCGGCCGTCCCTAACGGACACGCAAGCAGGCATCACAAAAACAGAGCGCGGGCGCACAGGGCCAGTCGGCTAACTGTGCTGCGAGAGTACGCCTACGACGTGCCCACCAGCGTGGAGGGCAGCGTGCAGAGCGCCGCCCACCGGCGGCACCACCACTACGACGTAGCGGCGCGCAATAGTCGACGGGCGGCCTACATGGCCTACAGGGAGCGGCATcagagccagcagcagcaggacagcaGTGACAGCGCGAGCCTGCCGCGCCGCTCCCGCTACGCCGATAAAGGAGGCGAGAGCACCCTGGGGAGCGAGTCGGTGGTAACCGAAGAGGCGGTGACTGCTGCTGGGTCAAGCTCAAGTAAAGACTCCGGTCCTACGGTACAGCAGCAGCCCAGCAGCACAGAACTAGAAAGCCAACCCAAGTCGTACGGACTCAACCTCATCACTCAAAACGGCGGCACACTTAAAGAAAACGGACAGGCGTTGGTGCCTTTAATCAACACAGAGAGCGCAGCCAGTATAAAGACCGGCTTGTGGAAACATGAAACTACTGTGTAG
- the adgra3 gene encoding adhesion G protein-coupled receptor A3 isoform X2 yields the protein MINRIEPGAFLGLPALKRLDLSNNSIGCLNVDIFKGLTNLIRLNLSGNIFSSLSQGTFDSLASLKSLEFQTPFLLCDCNLLWLLRWIKERNIAVKNTKCSFPQSLQGQLITSIRPELLTCDAPLELPSFQLTPSQRQVVFQGDRLPFQCQASFVAEDMQVLWYQNGRMVQSDAAQGIVIEKHMVQNCSLIASALTISNIQPGFTGNWECRVRTSRGNTTRTVHIVVLESSAEYCAPERVSNNKGEFKWPRTLAGIRAYLPCNRLPSSAGTYSGSSADEQRAWRYCDRKGLWTEEDYSHCQFQKDVTRFLYVINQMPLNESNVVARARRLLVYTIDAANFSDKMDIIFVAEMIEKFGKFVEKFKDLGEVMVSMASNLMLADERVLWMAQREAMACSRIIACLQKIAIYRLATAQVYSLTSPNIALEAHVVRANDWNGMTCMLFQRPSPERTPGQDRQLTFKCNTTSSFSSILHKNTIVEASLQLPQSLFTQAAIPGQAEDTVYKLHLLGLRNGKFFPSTSNSSQLADSGKRRSVATPVIMAKIDGMSLRVLRTPVNITLRRFARGSDAVSASWNFSLVGGNGGWQSEGCRILGHHDNFTTISCNSLGNYGLLMDLSSVEYFSPSIQPLHPVIYATTIIILICLLTIIISYIYHHRSVRVSRKFWHMLVNLCFHISLTCGVFVGGINQTRYASVCQAVGILLHYSTLATALWVGVTARNIYKQVTRKAKRYEELDEPPPPPRPMLRFYLIGGGIPIIVCGITAAANIKNYGSRTNAPYCWMAWEPSIGAFYGPVGFIIFVDCMYFLSILLQLRRHPERRYELKEPTEEQQHLAPANTEAGPDAPSSLCHPLTLQLQPHEASSSTASAPHAVPLATLENEHTFAAQLMGAAGALGLYAALWVFGAMAVSQDHPYDLAFTCLFGVAALALGAFMVAHHCVNRQDMRRYWSQACCSGRRAYSAQEDVLLPQPGVAMTSTAGSASKADGESTKCGHSSAESSYTNKSAPSMRNSAHGSKLTNLHAEAAQCKSASAPATTNGAAVLDNSLTEHSIDNEIKMHVAPVEVQFRPMNNINNPAAVPNGHASRHHKNRARAHRASRLTVLREYAYDVPTSVEGSVQSAAHRRHHHYDVAARNSRRAAYMAYRERHQSQQQQDSSDSASLPRRSRYADKGGESTLGSESVVTEEAVTAAGSSSSKDSGPTVQQQPSSTELESQPKSYGLNLITQNGGTLKENGQALVPLINTESAASIKTGLWKHETTV from the exons ATGATCAATCGCATTGAACCGGGCGCTTTCCTCGGATTGCCAGCGCTCAAAAGACT GGACTTGTCCAACAACAGCATCGGCTGTCTCAACGTGGACATCTTCAAGGGCCTCACCAATCTGATCAGACT aaACCTTTCAGGGAACATTTTCTCTTCATTGTCTCAGGGGACGTTTGACAGCTTGGCGTCTCTGAAGTCATT GGAGTTTCAGACGCCTTTCCTGCTGTGTGACTGCAACCTGCTGTGGCTGCTGCGTTGGATCAAAGAGAGGAACATCGCGGTCAAGAACACCAAGTGCTCCTTCCCCCAGTCTCTCCAGGGCCAGCTCATTACCTCCATCAGGCCAGAGCTCCTCACCTGCG ATGCTCCACTGGAGCTGCCCTCCTTCCAGCTGACTCCGTCCCAGCGTCAGGTCGTCTTCCAGGGGGACAGGCTGCCGTTCCAGTGTCAGGCCTCCTTCGTGGCCGAGGACATGCAGGTGCTGTGGTACCAGAACGGCCGCATGGTGCAGTCCGACGCCGCCCAAGGCATCGTCATTGAAAAGCACATGGTGCAGAACTGCTCTCTCATTGCTAG CGCCTTGACCATCTCAAACATTCAGCCTGGTTTTACTGGGAACTGGGAGTGCCGGGTCAGGACGAGCAGGGGCAACACCACCAGGACCGTCCACATTGTGGTGTTGGAGAGTTCTGCTGAGTACTGCGCTCCTGAACGCGTCTCCAACAACAAGGGGGAGTTCAA GTGGCCGCGCACCCTGGCGGGGATCAGAGCCTACCTCCCCTGCAACAGACTGCCGTCGAGCGCGGGCACCTACTCGGGCAGCTCGGCCGATGAGCAGCGGGCGTGGCGCTATTGTGATCGCAAGGGGCTGTGGACGGAGGAGGACTACTCCCACTGCCAGTTCCAGAAAGATGTCACAAGATTTCTATACGTCATCAACCAG ATGCCTCTGAACGAGAGCAACGTGGTGGCCAGGGCTCGACGCCTGCTGGTCTACACGATCGACGCCGCCAACTTCTCAGACAAGATGGACATCATCTTTGTGGCCGAGATGATCGAGAAGTTCGGCAAGTTTGTCGAGAAGTTCAAAGAT CTGGGTGAGGTGATGGTAAGCATGGCCAGTAACCTGATGCTGGCCGACGAGAGGGTGCTCTGGATGGCTCAGCGTGAAGCCATGGCCTGCTCCCGCATCATCGCCTGCCTCCAGAAGATTGCCATCTACCGTCTGGCCACAGCACAAGTCTACTCCCTG ACATCCCCCAACATAGCACTGGAGGCTCATGTTGTCCGGGCCAACGACTGGAACGGCATGACCTGCATGCTGTTCCAGAGGCCCAGCCCCGAGCGCACACCCGGACAGGACCGCCAACTCACCTTCAAATGCAACACGACCAGCTCCTTCTCCAGCATCCTTCACAAG AACACCATTGTGGAGGCTTCCCTGCAGCTTCCTCAGTCTCTCTTCACCCAGGCTGCGATCCCCGGGCAGGCAGAGGACACGGTCTACAAGCTCCATTTACTGGGCCTCCGCAATGGCAAGTTTTTCCCCTCCACCAGCAACTCCTCCCAACTGGCTGATAGTGGCAAGAGGAGGAGTGTTGCCACCCCTGTCATCATGGCCAAGATAG ACGGCATGTCCCTGCGTGTCCTGAGGACGCCCGTTAACATCACATTGCGGCGGTTCGCCCGCGGCTCAGACGCCGTGTCCGCCAGCTGGAACTTCAGCCTGGTGGGAGGCAACGGAGGATGGCAGAGCGAGGGCTGCCGCATTCTGGGCCACCACGATAACTTCACCACCATATCCTGCAACTCTCTCGGCAACTATGGCCTGCTGATG GACCTCAGCAGTGTGGAGTATTTCTCTCCGAGCATCCAGCCTCTGCACCCAGTCATCTACGCCACTACTATCATAATACTCATCTGCCTGCTCACCATTATCATCAGCTACATCTACCATCACAG GTCCGTCCGCGTGAGCCGCAAGTTTTGGCACATGCTGGTCAACCTCTGCTTCCACATCTCCCTCACCTGCGGGGTCTTTGTCGGTGGCATAAATCAAACTAGATACGCGAGCGTGTGCCAAGCG GTGGGCATCTTGCTGCACTATTCAACGCTGGCTACGGCTCTGTGGGTGGGCGTGACCGCACGCAACATTTACAAACAGGTGACGCGCAAGGCAAAGCGCTACGAAGAGCTGGACGAACCTCCGCCACCGCCGCGGCCCATGCTCAG GTTCTACTTGATCGGCGGAGGGATACCCATCATCGTCTGCGGGATCACCGCGGCAGCTAACATCAAAAACTACGGCAGCCGGACCAACGCGCCATA TTGCTGGATGGCCTGGGAGCCCAGTATCGGGGCTTTTTATGGCCCAGTGGGATTCATCATCTTTGTGGACTGCATGTACTTCCTCAGCATCCTGCTCCAGCTGCGCCGCCACCCCGAACGCCGTTACGAGCTCAAGGAGCCgaccgaagagcagcagcatcTGGCTCCAGCCAACACGGAGGCCGGGCCAGATGCTCCCAGCAGCCTCTGCCACCCTCTCACCCTCCAGCTCCAGCCTCACGAGGCGTCGTCCTCCACGGCGTCCGCTCCCCACGCCGTGCCCCTGGCGACCCTGGAGAACGAGCACACCTTCGCCGCTCAGCTGATGGGCGCGGCGGGGGCGTTAGGGCTCTACGCGGCCCTCTGGGTGTTCGGGGCCATGGCGGTATCGCAGGACCACCCCTACGACTTAGCTTTCACCTGCCTGTTTGGCGTGGCCGCGCTGGCGCTGGGGGCGTTCATGGTGGCACATCACTGCGTCAACAGACAGGATATGAGGCGCTACTGGTCCCAGGCCTGTTGCTCCGGGAGACGAGCCTACTCCGCACAGGAGGACGTCCTCCTGCCTCAGCCGGGCGTGGCGATGACATCCACAGCCGGATCTGCGAGCAAGGCGGACGGGGAGTCGACAAAGTGCGGCCACAGCAGCGCAGAATCTTCTTACACAAATAAGAGCGCCCCAAGCATGCGCAACTCCGCCCACGGCAGCAAGCTGACCAATCTGCACGCGGAGGCAGCTCAGTGCAAGTCCGCCTCGGCGCCGGCGACCACCAATGGCGCGGCTGTTTTGGACAACAGCCTGACGGAACATTCGATAGACAACGAAATTAAAATGCACGTAGCGCCGGTGGAGGTGCAGTTTCGCCCGAtgaacaacatcaacaaccCGGCGGCCGTCCCTAACGGACACGCAAGCAGGCATCACAAAAACAGAGCGCGGGCGCACAGGGCCAGTCGGCTAACTGTGCTGCGAGAGTACGCCTACGACGTGCCCACCAGCGTGGAGGGCAGCGTGCAGAGCGCCGCCCACCGGCGGCACCACCACTACGACGTAGCGGCGCGCAATAGTCGACGGGCGGCCTACATGGCCTACAGGGAGCGGCATcagagccagcagcagcaggacagcaGTGACAGCGCGAGCCTGCCGCGCCGCTCCCGCTACGCCGATAAAGGAGGCGAGAGCACCCTGGGGAGCGAGTCGGTGGTAACCGAAGAGGCGGTGACTGCTGCTGGGTCAAGCTCAAGTAAAGACTCCGGTCCTACGGTACAGCAGCAGCCCAGCAGCACAGAACTAGAAAGCCAACCCAAGTCGTACGGACTCAACCTCATCACTCAAAACGGCGGCACACTTAAAGAAAACGGACAGGCGTTGGTGCCTTTAATCAACACAGAGAGCGCAGCCAGTATAAAGACCGGCTTGTGGAAACATGAAACTACTGTGTAG